One Panicum virgatum strain AP13 chromosome 9K, P.virgatum_v5, whole genome shotgun sequence genomic region harbors:
- the LOC120648477 gene encoding lariat debranching enzyme-like, with product MKIAVEGCMHGELDIVYDTLRRLEEAEGIKIDLLLCCGDFQAVRNTDDLRCVNVPLKYRTMNSFWKYYSGQAVAPYPTIFIGGNHEASNYLWEL from the exons ATGAAG ATCGCGGTGGAGGGATGCATGCATGGGGAGCTGGACATCGTCTACGACACACTCCGCAGgctcgaggaggccgaggggatCAAGATTGACCTCCTCCTCTGCTGTGGCGACTTCCAG GCTGTTAGGAATACAGATGATTTACGGTGTGTTAACGTCCCACTAAAGTATCGTACCATGAACTCATTTTGGAAGTACTACTCAGGACAAGCAGTTGCTCCATACCCAACCATCTTTATCGGTGGAAATCATGAAGCATCCAATTATCTGTGGGAATTGTGA
- the LOC120649551 gene encoding proteasome subunit beta type-6-like — protein sequence MAAAHAGSSAAAGEAPTTGEHRMGTTIVGVCYDGGVILGADSRTSTGMYVANRASDKITQLTDNVYVCRSGSAADTQVISDYVRYFLHQHIIQLGQPATVKVAANLIRLLAYQNKNMLQAGMIIGGWDKYEGGQIFSVPLGGTILRQPFAIGGSGSSYLYALLDHEWREGMSQEEAEKFVVKVVSLAMARDGASGGVVRTVTINADGVKRNFYPGDKLPLWHEEMEPHNSLLDILAAGNPDPMVQ from the exons ATGGCCGCCGCTCACGCGGGCTCCTCCGCCGCAGCCGGCGAGGCCCCGACCACCGGGGAGCACCGGATGGGGACCACCATCGTCGGGGTCTGCTACGACGGCGGCGTCATCCTCGGCGCCGACTCCAGGACCAGCACCG GAATGTATGTGGCAAACCGTGCTTCAGACAAGATTACTCAACTGACGGATAATGTGTATGTCTGCCGCTCTGGATCT gctGCTGATACACAAGTCATTTCAGACTATGTACGTTATTTCCTTCACCAACACAT AATCCAGCTTGGGCAACCAGCTACTGTCAAAGTTGCAGCAAACTTGATTAGGTTGCTAGCCTATCAGAACAAG AACATGTTGCAAGCTGGCATGATAATTGGAGGATGGGACAAGTATGAAGGAGGCCAAATTTTCTCCGTTCCCCTTGGTGGAACGATTCTGAGACAGCCATTTGCAATTGGAG GTTCGGGTTCAAGTTACCTATATGCGCTGCTTGATCATGAATGGAGAGAGGGAATGAGCCAGGAGGAGGCAGAG AAATTTGTGGTGAAGGTAGTTTCCCTTGCTATGGCCCGTGATGGCGCTAGTGGAGGGGTTGTTCGTACAGTTACT ATAAATGCTGATGGTGTGAAGAGGAACTTTTACCCTGGCGACAAGCTGCCACTGTGGCACGAAGAGATGGAACCTCACAACTCGTTGCTTGATATTCTAGCTGCTGGAAACCCTGATCCAATGGTGCAGTGA
- the LOC120648976 gene encoding acid phosphatase 1-like, with the protein MASTTPLNLVWAIKGILLPRIRIQLPQLAASLLPLRQLLSFPRHETKRSSPHRLLPPDLTRLHRPSSAPLHAPSSPEPRIPAASLGCPAPPEPRLAPARPPWAPAGARRRPAPRGRSINNSKHAMARHRGGGDLVRLLMTLLLAATPLLAPVAAELEEAEVVPTAPPQVASSSLARGADEGLDDVPADVRCASWRLAAEANNLAPWKAVPAECAAHVRAYLTGAAYRSDLELVARESAAYARAAPLGGDGRDAWIFDIDETLLSNLPYYADHGYGLELFDHLEFDKWVERGEAPAIPSSLKLYMEVLELGFKAILLTGRSEGHRGVTVDNLNKHGFHDWDKLILRTAADRKKTATIYKSEKRKEIEAEGYRILGNSGDQWSDLLGSSMSARSFKLPNPMYYIP; encoded by the exons ATGGCGAGCACCACCCCGTTGAATCTGGTGTGGGCCATCAAAG gAATCCTCCTCCCTCGGATTCGAATCCAACTGCCCCAACTCGCCGCCTCCCTTCTGCCCCTCCGCCAATTGCTTTCCTTTCCCCGGCACGAAACGAAACGCTCCTCCCCACACCGTCTCCTTCCTCCCGATTTAACCCGCCTCCACCGGCCCTCCTCCGCTCCTCTCCACgcgcccagctcgccggagccACGCATTCCAGCTGCCAGCCTGGGGTGCCCCGCGCCACCAGAGCCTCGCCTTGCCCCCGCGCGCCCGCCCTGGGCCCCCGCCGGAGCACGTCGACGACCGGCCCCGCGCGGGCGGTCGATCAACAACAGTAAGCACGCCATGGCGCGCCACCGCGGCGGTGGCGATCTCGTCCGCCTGCTCATGACGCTCCTCCTGGCCGCGACGCCGCTCCtcgcccccgtcgccgccgagctggaggaggcggaggtggtgCCGACCGCCCCGCCGCAGGTCGCGTCGTCGTCTCTGGCGCGGGGCGCGGACGAGGGGCTGGACGACGTGCCGGCGGACGTGCGCTGCGCGAGCTGGCGGCTCGCGGCGGAGGCCAACAACCTGGCGCCGTGGAAGGCCGTGCCGGCGGAGTGCGCGGCGCACGTGCGGGCCTACCTCACGGGCGCCGCCTACCGCTCCGACCTCGAGCTCGTGGCGCGCGAGTCCGCCGCctacgcgcgcgccgcgccgctcgggGGCGACGGCCGCGACGCCTGGATCTTCGACATCGACGAGACGTTGCTGTCGAACCTACCCTACTACGCCGACCACGGATACGG GCTTGAATTGTTCGACCATCTCGAGTTTGACAAGTGGGTGGAGAGGGGGGAGGCGCCGGCGATCCCCTCCAGCTTGAAGCTGTACATGGAGGTTCTCGAGCTCGGATTCAAGGCCATCTTGCTCACGGGCAGAAGCGAGGGGCACCGTGGCGTCACGGTGGACAACCTCAACAAACACGGGTTCCACGACTGGGACAAGCTCATCCTCAG GACAGCGGCCGACCGCAAGAAAACTGCGACAATCTACAAAtcggagaagaggaaggaaatTGAAGCAGAAGGGTACAGGATCTTGGGCAATTCAGGGGATCAGTGGAGCGATCTGCTCGGTTCTTCCATGAGTGCTCGCTCCTTCAAGCTCCCAAACCCAATGTACTATATCCCATGA